ACTGTAAACCACCAGTGTgctgaagtgaaaaaaagaacaaacctcagtcttacacacacacaggcgtaCATCACACAATTTCTGTGACTGATCTCTAAAATAAGCGCTGTGTGCCAACAGGCCATTTTCGACACACATTGAGACACCAGTGAAATGCAGATCATAGTCTGGACTGGTCGTTAAATCTTCCGGGCTTCATGGGTGCTGAGCGTGGTGGCAGGAATGGGAGGCGGCTGAGAACAATATGGTCAAGTCTTTCATCAGACATCTGTCATCTCATCTTCCATCTCATCTCCCTCTGTTTCACCTTCTGCCAcaccttcttcttcctcttcctcctcggaTGTCACATCCAATTCATCCATCTGGGAAACGCACTTTGGACACGAGCAGACAAACAGGTAGTTCTCCCTGTGAAGAAAGTGTCCCACTGGTCACATTGTTTGCACCTCTGATAACAGCTCTTTTTAATTAGAACCATTCTGCACTTTGCTGTTAAGAAAATCTTGGCTTTTTAAGTGGCTTCTGTGCACAAAAGCAACCGACTGTTCAACACTGTAATTAATACTTCCGGACCACAACACCATCCTGTAATGAAACGACACCTTCTCGAGACTGAGAATTAACACAGGATGCTCTAACACCATCATGCATCTCAGAaacttgcaaagaaaaaaaagctgttggATCATGCTAATCAATGAGCAGAGTGAGCACAGGAGTAACCATCAGACCCACTAGCCTATCTGCTTCGAGACATCCTATTATTGCCTGGAAGGCTTTTTATTGATCCTGATGGAATTCATAAGAGTATGACCCCGTTCAAGTGAAGTATCCCAGGGATTACAGATGTTTACCTCAGAATCTTATGTCTGCTATGTCGGCTTCGGTCCCGCTGACAGCAGTCCAAATAACTGATGCAAATCTCCTGAAGAtggaaaagacacacacacatacacgctccTGAACTGGCTGAAGAATCCCAACATCAATATAATATTACTGTACCATAACAGTTACAAACTACTCGTATTGCAATTTTTCCAGATTTTGCACAAAACATTTTCCCAAAATGCCGTCGCTTCATCATGCAGGAGGTCGCTCTGCcctgctctctcgctctcctggTACAAAACGCTTCAGTCTTCGCCAGCATTCAAAGGAGATCTTTGCTGTGAAAGTAGCACGGCCGCTGTGACATTACTGTGCCGCGCGGATGCAAGGCTTCTCAATCTTTCTGACAGCTTGACAAACCCGCTCCAATCCTTAAAGTCTCAGCCTTCTAATGCCCCCTGACAAGGGGGCACACAAGTGTTCTGTGCAGTCTATTTCAGGCCAGAATTTATCACTCAAAACCCAGACGTGTCAGCTCACCTCTCCCTGGTTGATGTCACAGAGGGCACTGAGGTGAAGGAGGAAATTGTTGTCGGGGAACGACACCTCTGCGTTGGGTATGCAGCTGTGGTTACCTGCAGAGGTCAAAGAAGcatatggttgtgtgtgtgtgtgtgtcaggggagGTTATCATACGGCCTTTTAGCCCAGACCAACAGCATCTTTAATCTGAAGTAACAGTTTTCATAAGAGAGACATCATCAGCACTTACATGAGCTTTGAAGCAGAAAGAGTCCAGACCCCTCGCAGTTTAGAAAGTCTCCGGTTTCTGCACAGAACAGACAAATTATGCATATTTCTGACCTTTGCTTGGATACGCACGGGTTTATGTAACAACCACAGCATTGGtcaacacacatatacaaactaaCTCAGACAATTCAGCCGTCGCAAATCTGCTCAGTTGAGACAAAAAGAATTTATTGTAGAAAATACTGCAATACTGAGATAAAACTGACCTTTTTCAATGTCCTTGTACAGCTGGTCAATAAAAGAGTCCAAATGCTCCCTCTGCTGGGCAGGAAGCTCAAGTGCATCGCAGGCATGAACCCACTGGCTCAGAGAGCTACGTTTGGATAACAGAACATAAAGACAGTGGAGTGTTAGAACCATATTGAGCCCCAGTGTTAAGCTGGTTAAAGGTTGCAGTGATATTTACCTGGTGCCAATGCCTTGTCCGTTGGTCCCCACCAAAGCAAACAGAGAACGGAAACCCTCAGGGACAAACCACTGCAATACAGTCACACCGTTAATCATCCACGCAGGGAGCTGGCAAATTAGTAACTCTTTTGgtaattaatacatttttttcctctttgattATACAAATCAAAGAAACTGTAAGAAAATAGAGCAGTCAGATTTTCACTTCAAGCCCAAGGTAACTAATACAAACAATTATaatgaggagaagaagaaacccCTCACATTTGACAAGCTGCGATCAAAGAACAGAATTCCCAGAAAAAGTCTGAGCGTCCGTTGGAATAAACCAGATTTTGATTACTCAGAAATTATGACGTAATCATAATTTAAGTCTTTTTCTTTCAACTAAGCAAACTGACTCATATCATACAAGTAGGGTGAAGGACATggttttatttacttgtttttgaTAAAGTTCAACCATCAACTTGCTAAACCAAGTAGTACGTTCTTTTCTTCCAGCCTAACTCTGTTGCTATGGCATTATTTACCTGTACAGGGAAGGGTTTGCTCCATATGACCAATAGTGAACATGGAGCTTCACAGTTCTTACAAAGGCCGCAAACAAAGACGGTATAAAGACATGAAGGTAGCTTCAAGGTGCAAAAGTTAAGCCAAACCCAGGAAGCGCCTTGAACCTGCATTCTATCTCAAAGCTAACAGATGGCGAcagctgtggttgcaaaaaaagGACTTCTGATCCTGTAGAAGTGAAAAACAGCATTCTGTTTCTACCTCTGCAAACACGTTGGGCTTTATCATTTCAGGTCATATTCAATAAAAGAGTTGATTCTATTCTGTAAATCATCAGGAGGATTATCCATGCTATGGTCATTGAAGATTTGTGACAAATAAGCTGGTTGAAAGGAACAAATCTGCTCTGGCTAAAGCCAAGAAGGAAAGCTGCAAAAAGGTCAATCGTGAGGAAGCGTATCAAAACTATTTTATGCATTTCATTATGAAGTCTAAACAGAAAACGAGCCGTTTCATGCTGAAACTGTTGTCATGTTCTTTTGAGACATTTTGAACCCAAAAACACAGGCAGGTATTTATAGTTCATTACTTTCTCTTTTTGTCGTTTCCACAAATTAATgtactattattatttaatgttgGACCACTGTTGTGTCTCAGTGTTGCAGGAAAACTTGTAAGCGAATGGGATTGTCTCGCCAAGTATGAAGGCGGGCAGTACTGCACACTGGCATCGTATTATGGTGAAAGTGTTTGTGCCACATCAGACTACAAGGATATAAATAGTATTTTCTTGTCCTATAGCTTAAATAAAATATCCATATATCTTAAGCAGCTGAAGTATTGTCCAGCATCATCATCTGGACCAATACTGGGCTCTGGGAGCATGTGAGGGCATTTTTCTCAATTTTCCTGTGATTGCCAAGTGAGATAATAATGATTACAGTCACTGGGCACTAGGTTTTCATGTgttcaaaaaaataattaaataaataacctgtaaaaatgatttaataggTCGAACAATATTAAGGAGGCAAAGGCGGCCAAATAAATCAGAGCTGTCAGCTCTAATTCCACCAGTGAGCAGCTTTAATTAGCTGTCTCGAGCAACAACCGCTTTCTGTGATATTTTTGGCAGCATTctctaaaaaaatgaatgaacgcTGGATTGAAAACAAGAGGAAACAACGTGTGCTGTGGCTTCACAGAACATACTTACCCGGCCGAGACGCTCGTCATAAAGTGCTTCTGTAAAAAGGCTGTGCAGCAAGGCCAACTGCCCCTACAAAAAGACGTTGAAATAACTTCATGTAATATTTTACATAACAGAAAATACACATCACTTGTATGTTTGACGCCTGGCGTGTGTTGCTTACTCGAGCTGTGAAGAGCTAAGATCACCATAACAGCATGACACTGTGTTTGAATTTgaacttttgactttttgtacCTCAATGAATTCACACGTCAGGCAGAAATAAGAAGAAGGTAACTCACTCTGAACTGTTCTCCTAGGAGCTTATGGGCGAtctcctcttcctcgttggCTGTCCGGCTGCAGAAGTGAGTAAACAGCTTCTGCAAGTGTGCTTTATCTTTGGCCTGGAaaacataaataatgttttgtgacTTACTGAATATCTCCCACACACCTACTTGTGTTTTGcatggtttgtttttgggggtGTTTTTTGAAAGGGTTAAACGATAGTACTCATTCAAACCTGCACGAGTAATCTTAACATCCTATAACAGAAGTCAACACTTTTTAGAGTTTTCAGAAACTAATAACCAGgacttttaaaatgaatacataCATCACACTgtgatttgttttctgtcagtcTGGTGAAAAGAGGAAAGTCTGCAAACATTAGTCTAGTGACCCTGTGACCTTTCAAAAGTTAACATGTAGCTTTTCTTGTTTACAGCACCTGAATCGCAGCAAAGTTCATTTCAAGCCAGCAATAATTTCATATAGTTTCATTTAAAAGTGAAACATTAGCAAcacagagttttttttaaaaaaaaggaaaatctaaTCAGGTGCAGCATATCATGTTCCTTTACAGAGAAGCGTTTGTATTACATCTCTAATACTGAGCATAAGTACAAACACTTGAATATTTTCAAAGCTGTAAATCAAAAGTCTCACCTGTTTTACCATAGCTACCATTTTGGCCATAAGCATGATGCTGGAGGTCTCAGGGGGATAATGCATACTCCTGAAAGAAAGCAGCAGTAGGTTATTGGGGTGAATTAGAAAGTCAGCGCTCCCAGAAGATGAACGTTTTTAAAATGCTTCCTCACCTCCATGCATCTTTGAGCTTGTTGATGGGGTGATCAGGATCTTCTTCAGAAGGACCCAGACACAGAGCCTGATGGTACTGATCTGCCGCTGCCTGTCGACACTCGCTGCTGCAGTACATCACCTACAGAGGGAGCAGAGGCCGGGGGATTGaccccaaacaaaaacattcgaAATGTTAAACTAATGAGGA
This genomic window from Astatotilapia calliptera chromosome 16, fAstCal1.2, whole genome shotgun sequence contains:
- the LOC113008412 gene encoding SET and MYND domain-containing protein 5-like; protein product: MAAPVDDMFSFCVDPGKVSSCVEVRFIDNVKGKGLFAKRSIKKGETIFIERPLVSAQFLWNTLYKYKACEYCLRALETAEGNARRLSGIPGLSLPHPELCRVRPEQHQACPQCQVMYCSSECRQAAADQYHQALCLGPSEEDPDHPINKLKDAWRSMHYPPETSSIMLMAKMVAMVKQAKDKAHLQKLFTHFCSRTANEEEEIAHKLLGEQFRGQLALLHSLFTEALYDERLGRWFVPEGFRSLFALVGTNGQGIGTSSLSQWVHACDALELPAQQREHLDSFIDQLYKDIEKETGDFLNCEGSGLFLLQSSCNHSCIPNAEVSFPDNNFLLHLSALCDINQGEEICISYLDCCQRDRSRHSRHKILRENYLFVCSCPKCVSQMDELDVTSEEEEEEEGVAEGETEGDEMEDEMTDV